DNA from Rhipicephalus sanguineus isolate Rsan-2018 chromosome 11, BIME_Rsan_1.4, whole genome shotgun sequence:
ttggtgaatgtttatgtaaaagttcttggatatcgtcgaggtttctgaggagtcctctgacgttccattgcagaatttgtgcttccatattggaagttaagtagtgctgtgtgtacgtaCGGGAATTAGTTGTTGTTCAGACAGAAAGTTGGAACTTaggtaacagagccgtcggcgggccctgttataggctttttcgttttcttagcgcgctccaaggagctacgccgctctttcggcaccaggggtaccgaagtcgtgtccattgcctcgtgtgaggcactggacgcccgcgtacgcgagctgttggcttgtttttccgacctcgcctggcgaggcgtggtcgtgagacccgacgaccctggagtagccgggatctctggctgggcaggtggagcagacttaactgctgccaccacgggggcagccgccacggccggtggctcaccttgtgtgagccggggctgtggcggtggccgatgcgacgctgccccctgacgcgccgcatcagcataagttggaccgtaaaatggcaaacaccttcttcgtgcttctttaaatgaaatgttttcgcgtactttcagtgaaatgatatctttttcttttttccagtttggacaagaacgagaatacgcggcgtggtcgccgtcgcagttaacacagtgtggggtttcgttgcaggtgtccgaggcatggccttggacaccgcattttgcgcaggtgggtcgaccacggcagctctgggagccatggccaaatctttggcactggaagcatcggcgagggtttgggatgtaaggcctgatggttgtctttgtgtatccagtttctatgttctgtggaagttcactagtggaaaaggtcaatatcaaatgtttagttgggatttcctgattgtttctccttattacaattcgcttcacatcggttacgtactggtccttccagccttcgaggagttcactttctgatagttcaagcagatctgagtctgatactactccgcgtgcggagttcatggaccggtgtggtgtaacgctaataggaatgtcgccaaaagttcggaggttctttagtttatcaaaTTGTATTTTGTCATTTAGTTGGAGAAGCAGGTCACCACTGGCCATTTTTGAAACTTTATAGCCAGCgcctaaggtggctgtcagtgttctggatacaacaaatggggacacggttctagctgttttgtcagtcttgtcacagtgcactacgtgatagtgagggaatacttctttggttcgagtgaaaaaggcgagttcatcggtgcgtacgcgctttgaagcggtacgatcttgtagcaacgggaatgctctatgcataataaatgaatctgattcggcagcgatggcagccacccaccacggagcccaacatggggacgctacaagattcatggaattgaaagcatgcagacgccagccgtacaccgctactataaccaaatgcgcatagaacaaggttgcctatttgcacaaggttaaccctcgccgccaagaaaaaacggaagtaaatggaagagaggagaggacaggaaagattaaaagtgagagagacagacgaagacgtgggggagagagagacaggaaaaggcgactgccgatttcccctgggtgggtcagtccaggggtgccgtctacgtgaagccggggccaaaggggtgtgttgcctctggcggggggccttaaaggtccaaacacccggcgtcggctcaacccccaggatccccttttccccggacacggcacagccacgcacggctaggcgtgggaggggtcggagccccccattagctcgggtccgtggtgtcgctacacaccaaacgcctgcttccacagacgcccctgcggggtgcgTAACCACAGAGGGATGCCGCTACGCCTGATCGCTGCTTCCGGACACCTGAGGCTCGGATCACCTGCCCATCATGCTGTCCCCTTTCCGAGGCAAGGCCACCCGACACGGGTGGCAGGGACCTCAAGTGGTGGCTGACAACGCAAGAGCGGCAAATGTCATCGCCAAGGTTCAGCAGGGGCAGCCTGTCCCGGACATTCAGCACCTGGCCTTGAGGGCAGCGCGGCGGCGTGCAGAACGGCAGGCCATGAGCAACGCCCAACCGGAGCTGTGGACAGTGTTCTGGAGGGTTGATGCCATCTGCAGACGCCATGCACGCAGGTGCAGGAACCAGGGGTGGGTGAGCGTCTGCGTCTCCATTGACCGCTCGCATGACGGGACCCGGGCCTGGCGCCTGCTGAAGGTGCCCCGGGCCTTCGATCAGATGCTGTCCCTGGCTGTACACCTCTCCATTCAGTCTGTGGACCTAGCTGAACAGCTGGCTGACGAGTTTGCTGCCAGGGACGTAAACCAGCTGCCTGCTGCACCACCACCTGCTGCCCTCTCATGCCCTACCGCTTGCCATCATCCTGGATTGGTGTCTGCGCAGGTGCAGGAACTGTGCGGAGAGCCCTTCGGTATGCACGAGCTGGTGGCAGCCCTCGAGCGAAcgaggcgacgaagtgctccagGGGCCGACGGCATCACCTTCCAGATGCTGCGCAACCTGGATGGAGCTGGCCGTCAACGACTCCTGGAGTAGTACGACGATGTCTGGAGCACCGGGGCCCTACCAGAGTCCTTTCAAACTGCGGTGGTGGCGCCCATCCTGAAGCCCAGGAAGAAAGCCACGGCTCTCTCCTCGTACAGGCCAGTCTCTCACCTCTACACCATGTAAGGTGATGGATATGGCCCTGGAGAGACTCCCGTGGATTGCCGACCATCTGGGCTTCTTCCCGGAGCAGGTGACGGGCTTCGCGCGGCCCCGGTGCACAGCAGACTCCATCTCAGACGTCACAGCTACCCTCGAGGACGCCAGGAGTTGCGGGGACGTCGCCATGCTGCTGCCGCTGGATGTGGAGAGCGCCTTCGACGGACTCCCACAcgtggtcgtcgaggcggccCTGGACCGGCTCGGCATTAGCAGGAGCCTGCGAGGCTTCGTGACCGCCTTTCTGTAAGGGACCTTCCGCGTCCGTGTTGGAAGGGAAACCAGCCAAGAAAGGGACATCACTGCTGGTGTCCCACAGGGTTTAGTGCTCAGCCCCTTCCTGTAGAACATGGCGCTAGCGGGACTTCCACCTTCCCTCTCGACAGACACCAGGTTCCCGGCCCGCTGCTCCGTCTACGCCGACGACGTGACCCTCTGGGTCCGGGGACCACGGCTGTCCATCCCAGCCATCAGGAGATCACTGCAGGCGGCCCTGGACGCAGTGATCACCTACCTCGGAGGCGTCGAAATCACGGTCTCTGCCATCAAGACCGAGGCCCTGCTGATGCACCCGCTGGCAGCGGCACGGACCCACGTGAGACGGTTGAGGGTTGGCAACCACAGCCTACCATGGAGGTTGAAGGTGTAGTACCTGGGGCATAGACCACCGGCTCACCTGGATCCCAGCCGCCAAGGCTGCTGCCACCAAGGTGCGGCGCGTCCAGGGTGCCATCAACAAGCTCCAGCAGCGTGGCTGTGGCTGCTCCACCAAGTGGGCACTGCGAATGAACCAGGCTGCGGCGTGCTCGGTCCTGCTGTATGCCTTCTCGCTGGTGGCCCTGACACCGGCCAGGAGACGCCTCCTAGAGGGACCCCACATGGGAGCGGTGAGGGCCATCCTGGGACTCCCCAAATGCTCGCCGGTGGCAGCGACTCTTGCGGAGGCGGGAGAGTGGCCCCTGACGCTACGCATGCTCCAGCGTGCGTTAGGACACATCGACCGCCTTCACCACGCCACAGACGGCAGGGCCCTCCTGGAGCGCTTTCGCGGCCAGCCCGGGTCACGGATGGGAGGTCTCAGCCTGCTGTACGACCAGATGGTCCCGAATCCGCCAATTCAGGTTGCCCCCTCCACCGCCACACGACCGGCCACCAGAGGTCCACCTCTGCTTGGATGGGGCAACCAAGCGACGAACACATGCGGCCGCACTGCAGCAGGCAGCCACCTGCAAGCTCCAGGAGCAACTGGAGGGGCGGCTGCAGGTGTTCACAGACGGATCCGTCATGCCAGATGGGACCGCAGCGGTTGCATGCGTCATACCATCTAGGGCCAGCAGCAGGCAGTGCAGGCTGCCCTTCCTGGCGAGCTCCACGGCTGCGGAGCTGGCTGGTTTTCACCTGGCGGCGGACCTGTTGGCCGAGGACATCCCTGCTGAGCCGGTTGCGGTCCTGTGTGACAGCAAGGCGGCCCTGGAGACCCTGGACAACCACCGACGCGCTGGGCTGACGGCCAACCTTTCGGGCCCTCACCGAGGCCGGGGCGTCCGTCTCCTTTCATTGGCTGTGCTCccacgtgggcattgctggaaatgaggAGGCGGACACACTCGCCAAGGCAGCTCACCAGCCTGGCATCCCCATCTCCCAGGCCGCGGCGGCAAGGGGCTATTCAGAGGCTCGACTGAAGAAGCTCCTGGTCACAGTCCACCCGGACCCGAGGGTGGCCAACGGGCGAGGACCAAAGCTTCTTCCAGAGACGGGCCTCACTAGGAGGGAACGGGCCGCCCTGCTGCGACTGCGGACTGGCTACGTATGGACAGCGGCCCGCCGCCACGCCAAGGGTCGCTGCGCCTCTCCGGCCTGCAGTCGCTGCGTAGACCCTGAGACCCCCGAGCATCTCCTCTGTGCCTGCGCTTGTTTGGCACAGGAACGCTCCAGGGTCACCAGGCAGGGCTTACCTGCCTCCACACTAGAGCACTCCCTCTTCCCGCCTCGTCCCCATCTACCAGCGCTCCGGAGTTCCTGGAGGAGACGGGAATCAAGACCTACCGCTGAACATGGGACCTTTCTACCCCTGCCCTTGCTACCGGTTTGCTGACCCTGCTGCGATGTCCGAGCCACAACAACACCTTTGGCACTTCTGTCCCCTTTCCTCCCATCTccccccaagacgctgcgccgtgctccctaatgggtcgcagaaattaggcgtctcaTTCTTCCTCACAACCaccaataacaataataatttatACGAAGATGCTTCACCGCCAACAGTGAACACACACAGCCCTAGGACGGCACAGTTTTGTGCCGATGATGAAGCCCTCACTGAAGAAGCGGAGGCGGCAGAAGTTCCCAGTCATCTTCATTGACGAGTGCAACGGGAGCATGCGAGCAACACTCCACAGACAAGAATATCAGAGTGGAGGCTGACGTTCAAGGAAGCCGGATTGTTGAAATTCAGCACCTCTTGAGCATCTTGCAAAAGGTGGCCCTCCATGTTCCTTTCCAATGCACTCTGGTGGATATGGAATGTGTATCTGAAAGAAGGCAATGTCTTGGAAGCTCTCCGACTCTTGTATGCAGGATGTTCCGAAGAAAAGATGTCGTACATACAAATACGCCACCTCAAGTTCAAACTTCAAGCGGCTGCGGCGATAGCAACAAAGCTGCAGTGTATGAAAAAATGTCCATTCCTGTGGTTTTTCAAACCTCAACGAAGTGTTCGCATCCATAGATATTCTGAGAAAGTTATCGGACACCTACGCAAAAATACAAGGCAGCGTTGGAGACGTTATCAACCAAGCCACCTGGGATGAAATGAAAAAGGCTGGCGCAGAAGAAGCAAGGCTGGCAAGAGAATGTGGCGAAATATACAGAATGATGGCGTACCCACGATAACAGTCGTCGCCGATGGTGCTTGGTCAAAGAGAACGTACAAGAACAAGTGTGGTGCTTCCTCAGGCGTGGTGAGTGCACAAATTTCTTGAACCATGATATCAACAAAGCGCGCCTTTTAATGAATAAACGATGCTATAATAGCTCGCAAATAATAGGACTCCGTCAAGTATAAAACTGCTCAGATCAGGAAAACATGCATAACCTGTCGATTAATTTTAGTGTCCTTATGCATAACGTAGACAAACTGGTTAGTGCATAACGAAGAACGTACTTTACATTTCCGCTGTAGCATTAGAAAGTGTTGGCCGAAAATTTTCTTTTCACAAGGAAAATTTCGTCGGGTTCGGCAAGGCGTTGGTTTTTCATGTTTATTATCGCATATGTCTACCTGACAAGATTGTATATGTAGTGGAGCAAAGCACGCATTCCCTCTTGCGAATGACGCATAAATAGAGAATTACTAGGAATATCTGTCATGTTGCACAAAACGCTGGCTCATTAGCCAGGAGCGCCATTATCTTGACCATAGCGCACACATATAGCACTGAAACTTGCTTTGCTTGTATTGCCTATAGCGTAAGCGAATTCAGCTAGAACTATAAATACTAAACAGCGCTGCCATCGATGTTATAGGTGTTTGATAACGCACTGGTGTATGTGAAGTGGCATGGAACTGAATAATTATATCGTTTTAGTTTACTACAAGTAGACAACTATTTTGCGAGTTTGGCATCTCACTGCGAGTAGGACGAATTACGAACGTACGCGAAAGCAAGTGCAGCTGCTATGAAAATATTTGAAGTGGAGCACCAAATAGCATTTTAGCAAGAACTCTATCTTATCTCTAAAATGCTTATCTGATGTAGTGATTGGCTGTGCACTGAGTAGAGCGATTTCATGGCTTATATTTGTATTACTGTTTCAGGCTGCTATCACTGGACGCACAACTGGAAAAGTCCTCTACATCGGTGTGAAAAACAAGATGTGTGCAATGTGTGCTCGCACTCCGCAAGGTGCTACTCGGAAGCCACATCAGTGCGAGAAGAACTGGCATGGCAGCTCAACCAGCATGGAACAAAGTATTATTGTTGAAGGCTTCAAGAAATGCGCTGAGCTGCATGGCATAAAGTACACGACTTATTGCTGATGGATATTCATGCACCTACCGGTCCATCACAACAGCAGCACCATATGGAAGCCAGCAAGTTGAAAAAATCGAGTGCAGGAACCACATTCCTCGGAATTACGCCGGAAAAATGAGAGAGATCGCTCACAAGAAGCGAGCGGAAAAGGTTTCAAAAAATCTAAAAACACTATTCTTCAAGCGGCTGTACGACTGCGGCATGGCGTTTCAACAGTGATTAAAGTCAGAGGCTCAAAAGATACCTCATTCCCAGAAAAAAATCTAGCAGCTCGTTCAAGATATAATGAATGGCCCAAACCATGTGTTTGGAGACCACAGTAACTTCGCTGATTATTTCTGTTCTGGAACCAAAGCCGGGGAAGAAAACGTATTTCCTGCAATCGTTCAAACTGGAATATATGAGGAAATTCGTGTGGCCATGGATAGGGTAGCCGCAAACGCTGCAAGCCTCATAATGGACGTAGATAACAATGATGCAGAGCACTACAACTCCGTTGTGGCAAAGTTCGCTGGTGGAAAACGCATAAACTATTCGACGAAAGGGTCCTACAAAACAAGGTGATTGCTGCTTCTTTATCGGTGAACTGCAAAGGGCTTATGAAAAAATTGCCCGCAGAATTTCCGGCGGGAAGCCCGGAAATGGACAGCTTCATTCGTGAAGCCGTCAGTTGCTCGAAGAAAATCAACGCAAAAGCTGCCGAAAAAGGCACCATCAACAACACCACGCTTCCACCGACGAGTCAAAGAGCATCATCCTGGGGCTGGTGTTGACTACGGTATGCCAGACATGGAGCCTGGTGCTTTGGCAACTGCTTCtgagaacttcgtaaaatcgctTTCGCTATCGGTTACGAGCAATGAAGACCTGCAGAGAGCAACATCCAAGCAGAGTGGATCTAGTCTGTGGAAACAGGAAAGGCGGAAGTGGTTGACAGCATCAGTTTTTGGCGCTATTTGTAAAATGAAACCAACGACTGGATGCGGACGCACAGTTGGAGACACCTTGTACAAGGAAATTAGTTCCGAAGACATCAGGTACGGACAGGACCACAAGTGCGTTGCCCTGAGCCAGCTTGAAAATGAGTGCAACATTGTCGTAGAACAGTGCGGC
Protein-coding regions in this window:
- the LOC125756378 gene encoding uncharacterized protein LOC125756378, which codes for MNQAAACSVLLYAFSLVALTPARRRLLEGPHMGAVRAILGLPKCSPVAATLAEAGEWPLTLRMLQRALGHIDRLHHATDGRALLERFRGQPGSRMGGLSLLYDQMVPNPPIQVAPSTATRPATRGPPLLGWGNQATNTCGRTAAGSHLQAPGATGGAAAGVHRRIRHARWDHSGCMCHPVQGQQQAVQAALPGELHGCGAGWSSPGGGPVGRGHPS